The region CAGCCTTTGAGGAGACCTTGGAGGACTTTGCAGCGCCGGACGCCATAGAACCGTCATGGGTAGACGGGTGACCTATAGAGGTTGGAGAATTCAGTGTTGAGGGCAAAGGCGAACCTGGATGCTGCTGGGTTTCGACAGACATAGACTCTGGAGAGCGTTTGATGGTAAGGCGATCCGACTGAGAGCGCCTCGAGTCCTCTGCTGACTTTCCTACCCCGCTTACCATATCCCTCATTCCCCCGACTGATGTCCGTAACCGACTGTATAGCCCGCTCAAACCACCCTGGATCTCGTCGGATATACTCTTATCGTCCACGGCCGATGCGGGGGCGGGTGGGCTTGCGAACTCGTTGAATACAGTGAGGGCATCTGACTGATAGGCTGCTGTGTGTATTTGGTCAAGAGCAGCATTCAAGCTGTCGCGTTCTGCCTGTGTTGATAAAGAGGCACGGGAGCTGCGTCGACCGAGGGGGAGAAAGATGGAGGATGCTGATGGGCTCGACGTCCCTTGAGACGCCTGGGGAGCCATCTTGGTTTTTTGGCGTCGCAGGTAAGAACGCAGATGATACGAATGAAGAAAGGCGTCCTATGAAGGCCACATGGGCTAGGTATTAAGCACCCAGCACCAGTTAGTACGAATAAGCGGTGGCGAACATTAGAGCTGTTCTGCTGCGGAGACGCTTTGGCGTTCCGGCCTTGGTAGAGGAGATGCGGTGGAGTGAATAGCCATGCAGTAAATCGCTTTGCATTGTCCAGATAAGTATTACATCAAGCGTACCTAGTAGCTGGTAGAAAAGCTGCCGCCGTGGAAAGGCAAGGACGGTCAGCGGGTTCTTTGTAGGACTTCGGGACCTGGAAATGACTGTTGTTTCTGCATCGGGTATACCGCTGCAGCCTCAGGTGCCCAACCAGATGACGTGTGGGTGTGGCTTCTGTGGCACGTGCAGCTGTGGCTAGTGAATTACCAAGTGACTGTGGCGTCGAAAACGCGACAAGCGCGTCGACGGTCAATTAATTGAAATTCCATTGGTGGCCCGTTGCGAGTCAGATCTCTTTTCTCTGGAGAGGAGAGTTAGACCGTCCCAGGCCTTCACCCACGATAGACGTCTTATTGAATGAATACAGTTTTCCCTTTTTCgcgtactccgtactccgcCCATCCCTGACAATCCCCTCCGATGCGGAGCCCTCTCACAGAAAGCCTGCGTCCTCAATGCGCAAGCTTCAAATAGGTTTAGACGGAAATACAATGTCGCATACGGCCTCAGGCGTTTTCAGAACGTAGTTCTGATTGAATCCGACAATGAGTTCATCAAGCCTCTGGATCTCGCCTTTGATTGAACATTGCCTTTCCAGCTATGAGGGAAACCAGCGAAATCTTGGGTTAGACTGGGAAAACGACGGGAGCAACATTCGATTTTCCTCGCATACCCAACCAATTGCTCGAATCAATAATGTAAGCCATATTCTCATTGTCATGGTTTCGCTGCTAACAGACTTTTTCTCCTATGAAGTGGAGCGAACGAAACGGTATCCCTGTAGCGAATTTGACCGACTCGGAGACGCAAATAGACGCAATCATATCGCGCGAATCGCTGGAAGAATATAAGAAGGATTTTCCCACAAACCCACTAAGCAGGGATGGCTATCGAGGGTATACTATTCATTTGGCCGGTTTCGAACTGGTGTACGAATATTCGACCGGGAAGCCCAAGCTTCATATTTACGTCAAGCGGTTCAGCATCATATGGGAACGAGGTAGGATCAAGCAGCCGCCAGCTGGAAAATCTGTCGGGAAGAAACCTGCCCTACTTACATTGATAAAAAGAGtgttctcttccatcaagTCGCAAAATCAGCCCCGCCAAGGAACCGTCGATACAACGGAGGATAGTAACGGGTATAGCAATGGATACAGCGATATCCCTGCCACGCAAGTAACCAATGGCCATACAATTGATTCTACGCAACCTCACTTAATGTCCCAACTGCCTACCCGCCGTTCTACGGATCATGATCTGGCGGACCCTGGTAAATTACTACAGCAGCTCGAGGCACGAGCTCCAGGGGATAAACAACCGAGTCGGGAGAGGTCCATAGATACAGGGACTTTGGCCCCGGTAGCCGCTCCTGAAGCAAACCATCGCAGTGCGGGCCACCTACCAAGCGGCGGGAATGAAAGCAGCACATCTCATGAACCGCAAAGGACGGAACTGGAAGCTGAAAGAGATGGACCCCAGCCCAGCTCAGATAGGCCATCTCCGCCAGATTCAGCCGGTGAAGACATTATACGAAGCAATGCAGAGCCTTACTCACCGGAGGCACAGCTTAAGGCTCAGCTCGAGGCCTCTCAGCATGTTACTCTTCGACAACCTAGTTTTGCCAAAACTGCATCCTCTAGTACCGTTGACCCCTGGGAAGGTATGACAGGTATCAGGAGCATCGACGTTAATGTGCCCAAGGATCAAAAGGAACTCCTAGAGCCCGACAAGAAACCGTGGTACCCGCCTCAAGTGGGAGAACCGATAGTTTCAGGTCGCGTACCGCCGGCACTGTTAGATGAATGGAATAGGCTTGCTTTCCAAAGACATCAGAAGGAAATTGACAACAAGCCAGAATCTATGGAAGTTGATCATCTGATCGCCCCAAGCACACCGGCCACCGAAACCAGTTCGGATTCCAGCTCAGATTGCGAGTGGAGCGCAACGCCTGGACGAACACCCCGCCGCGGTGCATTATTGCCCGTAGATAGTAGTCCATTAAAAGACAGCTCGGCACATCATGAAAGGCCCCGGAGGTCTAGTTCAAGTGATCAAGGTGGTCCCGCTGAGGTTAGAGAGGAGGAATCGCAgcttgaggagaaggaaatccAGGCACCTCCAGTTAACCAAAGCCCAAACGCTGAGAGCCCTCCCATACAAGCGGAGGTAGAAAATAATGGACCAAGTGCTGAAGCAAGTGCCGCAGACATGACTCACGATAACGACGATGGGCACGAATCTGATAGCAGCTCTGATTCAGAGATGAGCGTATCAGTTCCTCAACCGCTATCTGGAAGCACTCAACAAGGCACTTCGAGCCAGGTGGAACCTGGAGTTTCAAGCTCAGGGCCATCGCTTCCTGAATCCGCAGGACAGAATGTACAGGTGATGGAGACCCCTGCAGCGGCTTTCAACAAGTCTCGCCCTGCCGCATACAATCAAGACAACTTCCAAACCGGACTTGGTAACATGGTGATCCAATCGCAAGCCGACAAATCCTCATCTCAATCCCGCGTTCTCAATACATACGCCAGTCGTGATGAAAGCACCAAAGGAGAGACCTCACAAGAGAGCTCGAAATCTCTTCCACCGAGCGGCCCAGATGCCCAGAATCCTGTACTCGTTATTGGCACCCGATTCAGCAGCGAGGCCCCTACAACACAACAAACGCGCTGGTCAGGGTCCAGCTCACTTTTCACATCTTCGGGGCGCAAAATCGTGGAGGGGAGTGTGGCAACTGCTTCCTTACACCACTCTCAGTCATCCAGAGCGTTTTCATCTTATCGCGACTTGCCTCCGCCATCCATGCTATCAATAGAAGACGACAATAGAAGCTCGAGCGTGCATAGTTCTGTAAGGGGCACTCCTCTGAAGATCGATCGTGCGACACCGCTGAAACGCTTCGCATCTGAGATGGGGGACAGCGATCGCGGTTTGCCCTCAAAACGAAACAAGTTTGACAGCAAACCGACGGCGCTCGAATTAGAAGGTGGGCTGGATGCGAGAATAATTTCACGACGCGAGAGCTACATCATCAATTCCGATCAGTCAGTTGAGGCCGCGAGGGTGTACGAGAAGTTCCAGAATGACTATCCTATCTATAAAGGGGATTTCGAGCACTTCACCAAGTTATGCTCCAGACTGCAAGCCGTTCGGGAAAGCGGCAGTCTACAAAGATCGTTTTTATGGGACGACTTCATTATCACGCATCTTTTAGGCTACCCTGCCTACCTGGAGGATTGTCTCGGAAATAAGTCCAATTTCATAAACTACGAAGAGTACTTCGTATCCTCTTTTTCAAGGCCCACCTACAAGAAGCGTAGTCTCACTGTGGAGGGAATCAACGCGTGTGCCGCACAGTATATTACAATTGATGAAAGGCGATCTTCCTCACGTCCAGCTACCGGTACCGGCATCGCTGCCAACACCAAAACATCATTCACGGAAAGTCTCAGGGATCagttctccaacttccaTGCTCATTCATTCGTGGAAACACGGGACCTATCGACCGACGATGGACAGTCTGAAGACAACCAAAGCGAGACAGACAGCGAATGGAATTTGTCCCAGTACAGCATCCCCGACAGCGAGCCTGCTCGCGCCGCTGCCGCAGCACAGAAAGACAGCAACGAAGATATGAACCTTGAACATATAACCCCCAAGCCAACCACCGCACCGGTCACGTATGACCACGAGCACAGCTCCAAAGATGAatacgaagatgaagacgaagacatgGAGGAGGTCAACGACGCAGCCCACGAAACAGCCAGCGTCGAATTAGGCGACAGCAATAATTCCCAAGACCAAGCTGAAGCCAAGGCCTTGGAAGCCCCTCCGAACGCAGCACCCGAAATTCAAGCCTCTGACGCGGCCTCAAATGCTGACGCAGACGTCGAATCTAGCCACGAGTTCCCTCTCGAAAAGCCCTTCAACGAAAATTGGTTCGACTCTCTGCGCCACATCCTCCCGGACGAGCCTGTCTGGTCTGATGACCACAATACCCCGTTCAAGAAATGGGCACTCGCGGACCAGAATGTTTTGGGGGTGCGGAATCGTCGCGGAGGCGCGAGAGTCGATACCGATGAGAAGGGCATTATACGGCGGTTTCCGCGCGCATGAGGTATACTTACTTGCTTTACGAGGTGATGGGTGATGGGTGATGGTGCTTAATGGCGTTTCTTGCATATacatgcatgcatgcattTCCCCTGTCTTTTGTTGCCAGTTTTCTGCTTTGCGTACTTGATACCTACGTCTTTATTTGCAGGCCCGCGCTATATTCCCGGggtttcgatttcttcttcgcacCTTCGAACGCTGTATTATAtggattttcttttttttaaaactattatCTGGGACCGATTGATCTCTGATATTAGGGCAGCATGAAGTTCGGCTTGCTGTTTGTGGCACTACAACGAAGGGGAATTCTAACGACCTAAGTGGTGGATAGATTTTACAATATGAAATATTCAAGATAATACGAGAATCAAAGACAGGAAGGATAAGATTATAGTTCGTAATGATTTAATTCATTCTCAAAAGGAGGGTATCGTTATCGTCCGTAAGATCTATCTACATCCCATGCAGAActaatagataataataaaacacAAAAAGCCTGGAATGAAAATGAAACCAGACCATATATAACCCAATGCAGCCAAAGACATATTCCAGTAGTGTAATTAAATCAAGTGGGTGCAACTTGCATGATATCGTCACCCTTCATTTTTGAAGAGGAATGGCACGGGTAAAACAAAAGGAGATGGTGTTTTTGTGGATTTTTGTCGTTTTTGTTTAAACGTGGCGGTACGGCTCGTAGGAGGTTGTCCGCTGAGGCGCGTGGTATCCAGGGGCGCTGGGGTGGAAAGGTGGCTGGGGAGATTGCGAGGGGTATGGGCTGCCGACGGGCTCGTAGGTGTAAGGTGCCTTCTCGGCGGTGACGCCACCGCGGTTGCGACCGTGGCGGTGGTTGTAGGGCGAGCGAccggagcagcagcacgAGCTAATAGCCCAGaagagggcggcggcgagcGAGAAAGCGGTTGCAATCCAAGTAGCGGCGTATATGTTCTTGCCCATGTTTCCCTCGATTCCGTACGGCTTGATCTGGTCGTTAAAGacgccagcaacaacagtAAACATGGCTGTGGACGTCGCAGAGGCCGCGGCCGTGAAGAGGAAGGCCGTGATGGCAATAAGAGTCGTCACACAGGAGCCCCAGCGGCTGAAAATGGCGGTAAtaccgaggaggagctcaagaGCGGTCGcagcgaaggcgatgatgtaGGCGATAGACATCCACTTCGAGACGTTCTTGTAAATGTTCAGCGCCTTGCCAACGTCGTCTGGGAGCGCATTTTCTAGGCCCATCTTCTTAAGGTTCCAGATCTCGATAGGGTCGAAGTAGAACTCAGTTTTGGGCGAGGAACAGTTGGAGACCTTGTAACTGTTGTTGTCGGTGAGGTTGCCCTGGCAGTAGCCGAAAAGACCGATGTTGTAGAAGTCTGGGATGTTGAAGTATTCCTGGACCTTGTCGAGCGCGGTGCTGATGTCGCCGTCATCAACCTGGATATTGAATTCATCCAGGGCGCCTTGGAGGTCATTTTGGATGGGCGCAGAACTATTCAATTGTGACAGATCGGCCTGT is a window of Aspergillus puulaauensis MK2 DNA, chromosome 4, nearly complete sequence DNA encoding:
- a CDS encoding uncharacterized protein (COG:S;~EggNog:ENOG410PTU7) translates to MSSSSLWISPLIEHCLSSYEGNQRNLGLDWENDGSNIRFSSHTQPIARINNWSERNGIPVANLTDSETQIDAIISRESLEEYKKDFPTNPLSRDGYRGYTIHLAGFELVYEYSTGKPKLHIYVKRFSIIWERGRIKQPPAGKSVGKKPALLTLIKRVFSSIKSQNQPRQGTVDTTEDSNGYSNGYSDIPATQVTNGHTIDSTQPHLMSQLPTRRSTDHDLADPGKLLQQLEARAPGDKQPSRERSIDTGTLAPVAAPEANHRSAGHLPSGGNESSTSHEPQRTELEAERDGPQPSSDRPSPPDSAGEDIIRSNAEPYSPEAQLKAQLEASQHVTLRQPSFAKTASSSTVDPWEGMTGIRSIDVNVPKDQKELLEPDKKPWYPPQVGEPIVSGRVPPALLDEWNRLAFQRHQKEIDNKPESMEVDHLIAPSTPATETSSDSSSDCEWSATPGRTPRRGALLPVDSSPLKDSSAHHERPRRSSSSDQGGPAEVREEESQLEEKEIQAPPVNQSPNAESPPIQAEVENNGPSAEASAADMTHDNDDGHESDSSSDSEMSVSVPQPLSGSTQQGTSSQVEPGVSSSGPSLPESAGQNVQVMETPAAAFNKSRPAAYNQDNFQTGLGNMVIQSQADKSSSQSRVLNTYASRDESTKGETSQESSKSLPPSGPDAQNPVLVIGTRFSSEAPTTQQTRWSGSSSLFTSSGRKIVEGSVATASLHHSQSSRAFSSYRDLPPPSMLSIEDDNRSSSVHSSVRGTPLKIDRATPLKRFASEMGDSDRGLPSKRNKFDSKPTALELEGGLDARIISRRESYIINSDQSVEAARVYEKFQNDYPIYKGDFEHFTKLCSRLQAVRESGSLQRSFLWDDFIITHLLGYPAYLEDCLGNKSNFINYEEYFVSSFSRPTYKKRSLTVEGINACAAQYITIDERRSSSRPATGTGIAANTKTSFTESLRDQFSNFHAHSFVETRDLSTDDGQSEDNQSETDSEWNLSQYSIPDSEPARAAAAAQKDSNEDMNLEHITPKPTTAPVTYDHEHSSKDEYEDEDEDMEEVNDAAHETASVELGDSNNSQDQAEAKALEAPPNAAPEIQASDAASNADADVESSHEFPLEKPFNENWFDSLRHILPDEPVWSDDHNTPFKKWALADQNVLGVRNRRGGARVDTDEKGIIRRFPRA
- a CDS encoding SUR7/PalI family protein (COG:S;~EggNog:ENOG410PINU;~InterPro:IPR009571;~PFAM:PF06687;~TransMembrane:4 (i7-29o164-185i192-219o239-259i);~go_component: GO:0005886 - plasma membrane [Evidence IEA]) produces the protein MGKGGRLFCIFTPYVLTIAALICLIIVGLGSTDNGTDSIRDLYFFRADLSQLNSSAPIQNDLQGALDEFNIQVDDGDISTALDKVQEYFNIPDFYNIGLFGYCQGNLTDNNSYKVSNCSSPKTEFYFDPIEIWNLKKMGLENALPDDVGKALNIYKNVSKWMSIAYIIAFAATALELLLGITAIFSRWGSCVTTLIAITAFLFTAAASATSTAMFTVVAGVFNDQIKPYGIEGNMGKNIYAATWIATAFSLAAALFWAISSCCCSGRSPYNHRHGRNRGGVTAEKAPYTYEPVGSPYPSQSPQPPFHPSAPGYHAPQRTTSYEPYRHV